The Catenulispora sp. MAP5-51 genomic sequence CACCGAGGCTTGTGCGAGGGCTGCGGGCTGTGCCGCGGCGGCGAGGAACGCCGCGCCGGCGAGCATGGCGCTGAGCTTGGCGGTGCGCATTCGCATGGGGATTCCGTTCTGTCGCACGACGAGATCATTCGTCGATCGGGAGCGGGCGTGGGGCCTCTGGCGACCCGGAAATGATCTTGCAGCACCCGTCAGGACCCTTACACGGGCGGCAGCGCGCCGACACGACAAGGCAGCCAAGAAACCACCCGTTTGCCACAGAGCGGGCCGGCCCGGTCGACGGCTTCTCGGCCTTGGCGATTCGGCGTCGCAAAGCACCAGCTATGGCGGGTCAGCACCAGCAGCAGGCGAGCCGGGCCTGGTGCACAGCCCATTGTCAACGTCCCGCGCGCCCCGGCATGGTGGGCATTTACTGGGCAAATTGCTGGGCGTTTACTGGGCATCAGTGCTTAACTGATGCCATGACCAGCTTCTTCACGCCCAGCGGCGGCCTCAAGTGACCACCGCACCGCGGGCTTCGGGAACGGTCCTGCGTGGTCTGCTGCGGACCGGACTACCGCTGTCCGAGTACTCCTCAGTCGATCCGATCCTGCTCGATCTGCGCGGCGTCGTCGCGCGCGCCGCGTGGCCGGATGACCCCGCCAGCCGACTACGGGCTCTGGACTCGTTGCTGCGTTGGCAGCTCGCCCGCTTCTCCCACCATCGCCTGGCCGTGCCGGCCCGCCTGCTGTTCGGCGCCGCTCCCGATGCCAGAGGTCTGACGCTCACTGAACGACGAGCGAAGGCCGCGGCGTCAGCCGACTATGAGGTCCACCACTTCCGCAAGCGCATTGAACCGGAGATCTGCGACCAACTCGCGGAGATGCTCAACGCCGACAGCGAGGACCTCCGCAGCCGCGCGATCCCGCCGGCCCTGGGCCAGGCCCGAAGGCCCCTGCGGCTGCCGGCCGACGTGTTCGCTTGGGAGGCCGCCGAGCACGAGCAGGCGCTGTCCTTGCTGTGGTCCGGCATCTACGCGCTACGAGCCGCACTGTTGGCCACGGCCGTGGCCACCGGAACCGGCGGCCCAGACTCCGAGCAGGCGGCCGACGCTGCCCGCACCGCGTTGTGGCGGCTGGCCCAGACGCTGAGTGCAGCCGCCACATACGTGGCGGCATACGGTCCGAGCGTTCTGGGGGCAGACCCGCCGACCGAACCAGGCGAACTGGCGCTGCTGGCCGGCTGGTACCCGGCCGTCAGCGACGAGCTCGCCACCGCGTTGACGGCGGCTTCTTCCCAGTCCGAACAGTCCGAGCAGTTCTGGGCAGCCATCGAAACCAGCTCTGCCGCCGTCGCAGCGAACCTCTGGTGCACCGAACTGGCCGCATCCGCGGCCCCCGCCGAAGAAGGAGGATCCTGATGGACCTGGCCGCACTGATCGACGCATCCGGGCCACCTCGCCGTTACGTGATCACCGGCGGGCCGTCCGCCGGCAAGGAGGCCGTGCTCAACGAGTTCGCCGAACGCTCGATCCCGGCCACCGAGGGCGAGCCGGCCCGTGAGATCTACCGTGCGCACCGCGAGCGCCTGGGCCGCCACCTTCAGGTCGGTGACCGCCGCGAGTACTCGCGTGAAGTCCTAGCCGCGTTCGTACAGGAATACGCCGCTCACAAGCACGGTCTGCGGTTCTACAACCGTGGCATTCCCGACGGCTACGGCTGGGACGCCTTCTTCGGCCTGTCTCCGTACGCCGAACTGGAGGAAGCCGCCAGGATCTACCGCTACGACGCCGTGTTCGTCCTGGACCCGCTGGACTCCTTCACCGCCGAGGACGACCTGGTGTTCGCGCAGGACCGGGAGATCCGCCGCGTCCACGAACTGATCGTCCAGGGCTACTACGACACGGGATACCGCCCGATCTTCATCCCGGCCGACGACCCCGCCAAACGCGTCGACCAAATCCTCGCCAACGTGTCCGCACCCACCGCCTAGCAGCGCAGGAGAACGCTCGTGGCCCTCGAACAGACCGTGGAGATCGTCAGCCCGAACAACGTCCTGGCCAACGCGATGCTGCGCAGCATCGACATGATCCGGCCCCGCCTGCAGGCATCCCACCCCGAACGCGTCGCATTCTGTGTCGGCACCCAGATCAACGGCGCCCCGCACCTGGGCACCTCCCTGGTGCAGACCGCGGCGTTCCTGTTGGCCAAGGCCGCCAAGCGCACCTTCAACGTCGACGCGATAGTCCGCTTCAGCGCGCTCGACAACGCTCCCTACGACGTCGTGCTCGACCCCGAGACACATCACGCCTACCAGCAGACCTATCACCACGCCCTCGGCGCAGCCGCCGTCGACGGCCTGATCGAGCAGTACTACCGGGCGTTCTTCGATTCCCTGGCCGATGCCACCGGCGTCGACTACGAGGTCGAGACCTACACCACCCAGCAGGCCGACCCCGCGTTCCGGTATGAGTTCCTGGCGACCCTGGGCCATCTGGAGACGATCCGTTGGCCGCTGGCTCCCTCGCACGGCCAGGTCCACCTGCGCTTCCCCTGCCCAACGTGCGGCTGGGCCGAGAAGCGGGCCGAACGTACCCGCCTGGTCACCGCCGGCTCCGGCGGCGCCGACTTCGCCGCGGTCTGCACCGACCACGGCGACTACAAGGTGACCATCACACCGGACAGCCGCGCCTATCTGGACTTGGCCACCCTGTACCGGAACCTCGTCAAGGAACGCGTCGCCGCCCGGGACGGCGTAACACTCTCAGTGATGATCAAGGGCGGCGACTGGGCATTCGGCTGTCAACTCGTCGACGAAGCCTTCACCCAGCTGCCCGGCCTCACTCCCCCGCCGCGGGTCTACACCCCCATGGTGCTGACCGACACAGGCGCCAAACTGTCCAAGTCTCTGATCCGGGAGGGCCGGATGGCTCCCCCGCCGGGTGCCCGAGACTGGATGCTGGACGCGACCGCCTGGACCGGCGCCGTCGACGACTACGTCGACGCCATGGTCTGGTTGGTGGGTCGAATGCTGTCGGACCCGAAACACTTCTACCGCTCGTACACGACCCTGGAGATCGACCGCCTCATGAACGCCCGCCCCAACACCGAGACCGGCGTGCGCGCCCGCGAGATGAACCTCTACCGCCGCTACTTCGACCTGGTCGCCTCCGGCCGCAAAACCATCGAGGTCCGAGTCCAGTACCCCAACCTGCGCAGCCTGGCCGCCGGCGACCACATCCGCTTCATCTGCGGCACCGACGACGCCCTGACCCGCGTCAAGCGCGTCGCCCGCTACACCTCCTTCGAGCAGATGCTCGACACCGAGGGACCCGCACGGGTCAACCCCGACAGCCCGCGCGAGCAGCAACTCGCCAACATCCGCCGAATCTACGGACCCGAGAAGGAAGCCCTCGGCGTCCTGGCCATCGAGATCGAACTCGTCTGACAGAGGCCGGGGTCAACACCGATATCGGTTAGTACGGCAGTCGGACGTTGCGACGTGTCGTGAGCTCAGGGTCCGTGGAATATGTCGGCGCGCGGGTAGAGGTGCCGCAGGAGCCGTCGCTGAATGGCGTGCTCTGCCTAGCGGCGCCAGGGACCGGACAGAGCAGGCAAGCGGATTCCCGGCTACCCCGCGGGGCAGATCGCCCCGGCCGCTACCGCTGTGAATACCAGCCCGCTCGGCCGAGGGCTGGCGATGGCTACCAGTTCGCCGACCACGCTGCTGCTCTCCGTCGTGGATTCGGCCGTGGAGATCGCGCCCGCGACCCAGCCCAGCTTCCCCACGCGGCAAGTCGCTGTAGGCTCGCCGTACCACTAGGCGAGTTCCTTAGCCAGGAAAACGCGGCTCGTACCTGGTGGATCGCAGGGGACTTCGCCGAATGACGTCCAGCCCTGTTTCCGGTAGAAATCCGGAGCCTGGAAGCTGATCGTGTAAAGGACGGCGGTGCGGCAGCCGCGAGCGCGGGCCTCGTCCTCGGCCCGCCGGAGGATCTCTGTCCCCAGGCCTTCGCCACGTAGCTCGGGCGGCAGGAAGAAAAGGTCGATGAAGAAGAGACCGAGCGAGGTACGTCCGGCCAGTCCGCCGATCACCTGGCTCGTACCGGGGTCGTAGACCAGGACGGCCAGCGGAATGCGGTCGTTGATGCCGGTGGCCTCGAGGTTGAAGTGGTCCAGGGCATCGGAGATCGTCGCGGTCTGCGCAGGTGTGGGAGCGTCCGTGACGATCAGCTCCACCATAGTTTCCTCCAGCATGTGAGTGGGCGGCGCGGCCTTCAACCACGCTGTGCACTGGAACGCTACGGCCGGAACACTTCGATGGGCGTCGAAGAAACGTCGGCGACAATGAGACATGGACAGACGGCACGAAGCCCGGGACGTGGGCATAGACCTGGCGGCCGTGGCGCGGCTGCTGGCCGACGGGACACGGGCCGCCTTCTGTCTGGCCCTGCTCGACGGCCGCGCTTGGACCGCGACCGAACTGGCCCGCTACGCCGGGGTCTCGGCATCGACCGCGACCTCCCATCTGAACCTGCTCGTGGGTGGCGGGCTCCTCGTCGAGGAGCGGCACGGACGCCATCGCTACCTGCGGATCACCGACCGCACGGTGATGGAGCTGATCGAGAGCCTCGCCGAGTTGGCCCCGCGGCGGCCGGTCCGACCGCGTTCACTGACCGCCGCCACCGGTAACCAGGCGCTGCTCCATGCCCGGTTGTGCTACGACCACCTCGCCGGAACGGTCGCTTTGGCTATCACCGACGCGATGGTGGAACGCGGGCTGCTCGACTGGGACCCCGAGCCGGGACTGACCGACGCGGGCGCGGCCTGGCTCGCCGACGTCGGCGTCCCCCTACCGAGCTCGTCGCGTCGACCGCTGGTGCGCGCCTGTCTGGACTGGACCGAGCGCCGCCCCCACCTGGCCGGGGCGGTCGGGTCCGCCCTGTGTGCCCACGCGTTGGCCTCGGGCTGGGTCAAACGGGTCGGCACGACCCGCGCGCTCACGGTGACCTCGATCGGCCGGCAGGCCCTCCACGACCATCTCGACCTGCCGCTGACCGATCTCTGATCGCTTCAGCGCATAGCGGCCTCAGCCTTGCTGCACCACTGTGCGCTCCGGCGCCCTAGCGTTAGCCCACGTGAACAGATTGAGCTATATTTTCACCAACACACCTTTTGCAGACAATCTGAGTATGGGCCCGCTACGCGGGAGCGACGACGCGCAAAGGCGGCGATCCGGTCATGATGACCATCCACAAGATCACCGCTGGAGACGGCTATACCTACCTGACCAGGCAGGTAGCCGCTGGAGACAGCAATCCTGTGCGAGGCAAATCGGCGACGGAGTACTACACCGCTACCGGCAACCCGCCGGGGACATGGATGGGGTCCGGTCTGCAGGGTCTCGGTCTGTCCGGCGACGTCTCCGAGGAGCAGATGACCGCGTTGTTCGGGCAGGGCCAGCACCCGAACGCCACCGCCATCACGGCTGCCTATCAGCGCGAGCACGTCACGGCCGACATGTCGGAACGGCAGCTGACGAAGGTCAGCCAGCAGGCGCAGAGGGCCGCCAGCCTCGGGCGTCCCTTCCCTCAGTACCAGGACCTCGGCCCCTTCGATAAGCGGGTATCCGCCAGGTTGGCCGCGATCCAGGACGAGGTCGGCCGCGCACCCACAGCTGCGGAGGAGAAGAAGGTCCGGCGGGAGGAAGCGCGGCGCCAGCGGCGCGCCGTCGCGGGGTTCGACCTCGTGTTCACGCCGGTATCTTCCGTCTCCAGGCTGTGGGGACTCGATCCCCGCCCGTGGGTCCGGCAAGCGATCGAACAAGCTCACTACGCGGCCAGAGACGCCGCCCTGAAGCTCCTCGAAGAGCACGCCGCACACAGCCGTACCGGCTCGTCCGGACAGGCCCAGATCGAGACCCACGGGCTGATCGCCGCCGTCTTCGACCACGCGGACAACCGGCTGGGAGAGCCGAACCTCCACTCCCACGTAGCCGTCTCCAGCAAGGTCCTAGGGGCCAACGGGAAGTGGCAGGCACTCGACGCCCGCGGCATATACCGCATGACGGTGGCAGCCTCCGAGCTCTACAACACCGTGCTGGAGAACGAGCTCCACGCGCGCCTCGGGCTCGAATTCGAGGCCCGATCGGACACCTTGGGCAAGCGCGAGCCGGTACGCGAGATCAAAGGGTTCCCGTCGAGAGTGCTGTCCCACTTCACCCGCCGCCGATCCGATATCGAGGTCGAGTACCAGCATCTGGTGGCGCAGTTCAGGGCGACGCACGGACGTGATCCTTCACTGCCTGCGGCGCACGAACTCGCCCAACAGGCCACGTTGGCGACGCGCAAGGGTAAGAAGCCGCCACGAGCGTGGGCCTTGATGCGGGACGAGTGGCGCGACGACCTGATCGCGACCTTCGGGGCGGATGCTCTCTCGGGGGTGAGCGCCGTCGTCCCCGCGCGCGGAAGACACAGCCCGCGCCCAATCACGAGCGCCAAGCTGGATGTGCCGGCTGTCGCCGCCCGAGTGGTGGCCCAGGTCCAGGAGCACCACGCGACCTGGACCCGCTGGAGCGTACTCGCTCAAGCGCACCGAGAGCTGCGCGGAACGCATTTCACGACACCAGCCGAACAGGAGAAGGCAGTCTCCGCGGTCGTCAACGCGGCGCTGTCGTCATGGTCGATCTCCACCGAACCGCCGGCTCTGGTGGCCGAGCCAGCAGAGCTACGCCGCTCAGACGGATCGTCGGTGTTCACCCAACACGGCGCCGAACGGTTCACCAGCCAAGCGATTCTGGACGCCGAGGCCAGGCTGGTCGACGCCGCCGGCTACCAGACCGCGGTCGGGGTGGACGGGCAGAGTATCGACCGCGTTCTGGCCGATCATGAACAGCACACAGGCGACAGCCTCGATCCAGGACAGCGGGCGCTGGTGAAGGCATTCGCGTGCGATGGACGCCTGCTGCTGGCGGGAATCGGCCCGGCCGGCACCGGCAAGACCACCGCTATGAAGGCCCTGACCGCAGTGATCGGCGCTGGAGGAACCGGACGTATGGTGCCGCTGGCAACCTCCGCATCTGCAGCCGGGGTGCTGGCCGCCGAGCTCGGGACCGGAGCCGAGAACCTGCACAAGTTCCTCTGGGAGTGGACGAAGGGACCGCACGCCCAGTCCTTGGCCATCGGGAAGGTGCCGTCAGAGATGGAGTTCTTCGCCCTGAACCCGGGCGACGTCATCCTGGTCGACGAGGCCGGCATGGCCGGCACCTTGAACCTCGATCGGCTCGTAGCCATCGCCGCCGAACGCGGTGCAGTCGTGCGTCTGCTGGGCGACTACCGACAGCTCGGCGCCGTCGAATCCGGTGGAGCTCTGCGGCTCATCGCCAACGAGTCCGGGGCCGTGGAGCTCTCGACTCTCTACCGCTTCTCGAACCCGGCCGAAGCCGAGGCGACACTCAAAATCCGTGTCGGCGACACCGCTGGCCTCGACTTCTACCAAGACGCCGACCGGATCCAGCACGGGTCGCGGCAGAGCATGACCGAGCAGGCCTACGCCGGCTGGAAGACGGACATGCTCGCCGGGCGCAAGGCCCTCATGGTCGCGGCCACCAACGCGGATGTTGCCGAGCTGTGCGCCCGGGCACGCGCCGACCGGGTCACCGCGGGGCAGGTCGAAGCCGACGGTGTTCGACTGCACGACGGCAACCTCGCGGGGGCACATGACCTGGTCATCACCCGCGACAACGACCGCCGACTCCGCTCCGGAACCCGCGACTTCGTGAAGAACGGCGACGCCTGGAAGGTACTCGAACGCCATGCGAACGGCGCCCTCACCGTCCAGCACCTGGAGCATCAGGGGCGAGTGCTGCTCCCGCCCAAGTACGTCGCGGCCAACGTCGAACTGCTCTACGCCACCACCGCCCACCGCGCCCAGGGCTCGACAGTAGACGCCTGCCACGCCCTGATCACCGAGGAGATGGGGCGGGAGAACTTCTACGTCATCGCCTCCCGGGCCCGCCACGGCACCACCCTTTACGTCGCCACCCACGAGCTCGCGAGCCTGGATGAAGACGAGCACGTGGACGCCGTGAAGTTCGACCCGGACGCCTACGCCGCCCGCGAAATACTCGAGCACGTCGTGGGTCGCGAGACCGCCGAACTGTCGGCAACCGAGCAGATCCGAGCCACGTTCGAGGAAGCCGGATCGCTGTGCAGCCTCGTACCTCGGTACGACCACGCGCTCGACGTCGCCACCGACTCCCACTACCGGCAGACAGTCGAAGCGGTGCTACCGGACCTGGCCTCGGAGATCACCGGCGATTCCGCATGGCACGCAGTCCTCCGGGCTCTCCGCGACGCCGACGCTGCCGGGTGGGACGTCCCGGAGCTGCTCCGCTGCACAACTCGCGGCCGCGAGTTGGCCACTGCAGACTCGATGGCTCAGGTCATCTCCTGGCGTCTGCGCCGAGTCATCGATGCGGAGCCGACGCCGCTGCCCGGCGACGCCGAGATCCGCTACCGCTCCATCCTGGCCGATCTCGATCCCGACCTGGCAGCCGACGCCGCTCTGACTCCGCTGCCAACTGTCCCGACAGCCCGCATGCGCACCGACGAAAACAACGCGCATTCATACGAACGAGCCGTGTACGAGGCCCTCGGAGCAGCCCGCGCGAACTCTGCTCGCAGGGAGTCCACGTGGGCGGCGCTGCTTCTTGCCCTGCGGCGAGTCGACACTCTTGGGCTAGACCCCACCGAGGTCCTGGAAAGCGTGATCGACCGCAGAACCCTCGGATCCGGAGCTCCGGTCTGCCAACCCCTCGCCCTGGCTGTCCACCGCCACCTTGACGCGCGGGCAACCGGCGCCGCCAACGACTCACGCGCGATATGGCACCGGATCACGCGTGCCCTAGCCCAGCTCGAACTGGTCGGCACCGAGCCCAAAGCTGCCTTGGCCGACGCCCTTGACCACGTCCGAACACGCCCCGGCGGTGCCACGCCCATCGCCTTGGCCGAACAGCTGCAATCGGCTGCACACGACATCGATGGCGCGTTCCTGCCCACCTGGCTCCGCTCAGCACGACCGATTACCGCCCCGCACTGGCGGTCGTACCTCGACGCACGAGCCGAACTGATAGGCCGGCGCGTCGAACAGCTGGCGCAGACTGCCGCATCCGAACGGCCCGCGTGGACCGAACGCTTCGCCACAGAGCCCGCCGACCCGGCCGGGCGCGAAGCCTGGCTGAGCCACCTCTCGACCGTAGCCGCCTACCGCGACCAGTACCGGGTCACTGACGACGACCCCGACCACCCGCTCGGTCCGTATCCGGAAAGCGGACGAGTCGGCCATCGAGCCTACTGGGTCGCCGCCACATCCGTCCTGGCCCTACGCGGAGCCGGCCCGAACCCTGACCCGGGCTGGGGACGCCTGGCCGCCGACCGCTACCGGACCCTGGACATCGAGGAGCAGCACCGCATCGCCGACGACCTTGCCGAACGACTCGGCCGAGACTGGCTGGGCAGCAAGCGCGAGCCGGCAGCCGACGCGGATCAGCGCATCTATCACCAGGACCTCGCCGCCATCCTCGTCGAAAGAGGGCATCTCGACCTCTCTAAGCCCAGCTCCGGCAAGCGCGTTCCGAGGACGCCCAGTGCCCGTGGGCACGCCAAACAGCGCCTCGGCCGCACGGGGCAGGCAGCTCCGCGGCCTACGACCAAAATCCGTCAGGTCGAACCTCCAAATCGCACGTCGGAAATCCGATCTTCGCCCCCGCCCCGACCACCTCAGGACCAGCCACAGGGACCGCGGCCAGGACCGTGAGCCTTGGGGCTCGTGGCGACGTAGACACCACGCTGCGGTCCTGCACCGCAGCAGGACCGTAATCAAGGCGGCGACAATCGCCGTCTGAGCTGGCAGCCGCCCCACCAGAGGCCGGGAACACGACGTTCGGCCCGAGCTGCGACGACGCTCCTGCGGGCCTGTCGAAGACCTCCACCTCGGTGTAAACGCGGCCCTCAGGCGTGTGCATCTTTGCCCTTGTGGGGTAACCGAGCTGCTCCAGCCCCTGCGCAGCGCGGACACCACACGTTCCCAAGAAGCCACACCCATGATCGCAGGCCTACGCCACTTACTTACGCTGGTGTGTCCCCAACAGCATTCAACGCCAGCTCCCAGGGGAACGTCTCCAGCCGACCGCCACCGGTCCCTGCCGGATGTGGCACGAACCCACCGTCGCCGACGAGCACCGTGACACCCTCCTCCCTCAGGGACTCCACCGATCGTCCGAACACCCGGTTTGCCGCGAGGGCGGCGTTGACGAAGGGCAGCACGGCGATCGGGATGCCGGATGGCGTCAGCTCCGCCAGCAACCCCAGGGCGTGCGTATCCGCGATGCCCGCCGCCCACTTGTTGATCGTGTTATATGTCGCAGGCGCCACGATCACCGCGTCAGCCGTCGGTAGCTTCCCGGGCTCTCCCGGCTGCCGGTATCGGGCCCGAATCGGGTGGCCTGTCAGCGCTTCCAACCTGGGCACGTCGAGGAAGTCCATCGCGCTCGGGGTCGGGGCCAGCCACACATCCCACCCGCCGGCCTGCGCCAGCGTCACCAGCCGGTTGACCATCGGTGCAGGACCTGCCGCGCAAGGGATCACATAGAGGACTCGGGTCACGCTTGTACTCCAGCACGGCGGGCGAGAGCACGCAGCTCGGCACTCGGGCTGCGGCTCGGGGCGTTGACCAGACTAGCGATCAGCGTATTGCTCCCGGGCCGACATCTCGCCTCTTCCGGCGCGATCCGCTCGGCGGCCAACAACACAGCCTCCGCCTCGGCGTAGCGGCCGAGTTGGTGGTAGGCCAACGCGAGATCGATGCTGAACGTCCCGCGTCGCTCGCGAGGCAGCAGCGCCAGAGCGGCGCGGTCGATTCCGTCTGCGTGCTGCACTGCCTCGCCTGGACGACCGAGACGGACCAGGGCCGACACCCAGTGCAGATCGACATTGGTCGGCCCGAACGCTGTCTCTTTGTCGCTCGCGCCGGCCGCGAAGCGCCGCCGCGCGACTTCGCTCGCTTCATCGTGCATCGCCAACGCCGTGTGCACGTCGCCGTACTTCGCTGCTGCGATCTCCGCCGCGAGCAGCACCATGCCGTACATCGCCGCAACTTCGAGAGTCGACGTGGCCACCTCTGGCTGCATCCGCGCAGCCATAGCCAACAGAGCGTCCAACGCGGCCTCGGTCCTCCCGAGATTGGTCATCGCGCGCGACACCGAGCGAGTAGCGCGGGCAAGGGTGTACAGGTCGTCCGTGGCCTGAGCGGCGATCATCGCCCGGTCCGCAGCCAGCCACGCAGTCTGATCCGCCCCGAGTTTCAGCAAGGTCGAGCTGGCGATCCGGTACACCTTGACGAGTACCCGGATGGACTCGGCGCCTGGCTGTTCCTTCGCCGCACGTTGCGCCTCGATCAGCAGCTTGGGCAGGTCCCGGCCGATGCTGGAGAACCGCGAGGCCAGGAAGGCTTCGTCGAGAAAGTTGACCCTCTTGGTGAGGTCAGCTGGCCGGGGATGCTCAAGAGCATCGACTGGTCCTCCGAGTATCACCTCGTAGTGCTCCAAGGCGCCGGTGATCGCGGCGATCTCTGCCGCGTCCGGGGCGCGGGTCGCCCGCTCGGCTTCCACCGGATCGGT encodes the following:
- a CDS encoding AAA family ATPase, with protein sequence MDLAALIDASGPPRRYVITGGPSAGKEAVLNEFAERSIPATEGEPAREIYRAHRERLGRHLQVGDRREYSREVLAAFVQEYAAHKHGLRFYNRGIPDGYGWDAFFGLSPYAELEEAARIYRYDAVFVLDPLDSFTAEDDLVFAQDREIRRVHELIVQGYYDTGYRPIFIPADDPAKRVDQILANVSAPTA
- a CDS encoding ASCH domain-containing protein, with the protein product MNARPNTETGVRAREMNLYRRYFDLVASGRKTIEVRVQYPNLRSLAAGDHIRFICGTDDALTRVKRVARYTSFEQMLDTEGPARVNPDSPREQQLANIRRIYGPEKEALGVLAIEIELV
- a CDS encoding GNAT family N-acetyltransferase, with product MVELIVTDAPTPAQTATISDALDHFNLEATGINDRIPLAVLVYDPGTSQVIGGLAGRTSLGLFFIDLFFLPPELRGEGLGTEILRRAEDEARARGCRTAVLYTISFQAPDFYRKQGWTSFGEVPCDPPGTSRVFLAKELA
- a CDS encoding ArsR/SmtB family transcription factor; its protein translation is MDRRHEARDVGIDLAAVARLLADGTRAAFCLALLDGRAWTATELARYAGVSASTATSHLNLLVGGGLLVEERHGRHRYLRITDRTVMELIESLAELAPRRPVRPRSLTAATGNQALLHARLCYDHLAGTVALAITDAMVERGLLDWDPEPGLTDAGAAWLADVGVPLPSSSRRPLVRACLDWTERRPHLAGAVGSALCAHALASGWVKRVGTTRALTVTSIGRQALHDHLDLPLTDL
- the mobF gene encoding MobF family relaxase, which gives rise to MMTIHKITAGDGYTYLTRQVAAGDSNPVRGKSATEYYTATGNPPGTWMGSGLQGLGLSGDVSEEQMTALFGQGQHPNATAITAAYQREHVTADMSERQLTKVSQQAQRAASLGRPFPQYQDLGPFDKRVSARLAAIQDEVGRAPTAAEEKKVRREEARRQRRAVAGFDLVFTPVSSVSRLWGLDPRPWVRQAIEQAHYAARDAALKLLEEHAAHSRTGSSGQAQIETHGLIAAVFDHADNRLGEPNLHSHVAVSSKVLGANGKWQALDARGIYRMTVAASELYNTVLENELHARLGLEFEARSDTLGKREPVREIKGFPSRVLSHFTRRRSDIEVEYQHLVAQFRATHGRDPSLPAAHELAQQATLATRKGKKPPRAWALMRDEWRDDLIATFGADALSGVSAVVPARGRHSPRPITSAKLDVPAVAARVVAQVQEHHATWTRWSVLAQAHRELRGTHFTTPAEQEKAVSAVVNAALSSWSISTEPPALVAEPAELRRSDGSSVFTQHGAERFTSQAILDAEARLVDAAGYQTAVGVDGQSIDRVLADHEQHTGDSLDPGQRALVKAFACDGRLLLAGIGPAGTGKTTAMKALTAVIGAGGTGRMVPLATSASAAGVLAAELGTGAENLHKFLWEWTKGPHAQSLAIGKVPSEMEFFALNPGDVILVDEAGMAGTLNLDRLVAIAAERGAVVRLLGDYRQLGAVESGGALRLIANESGAVELSTLYRFSNPAEAEATLKIRVGDTAGLDFYQDADRIQHGSRQSMTEQAYAGWKTDMLAGRKALMVAATNADVAELCARARADRVTAGQVEADGVRLHDGNLAGAHDLVITRDNDRRLRSGTRDFVKNGDAWKVLERHANGALTVQHLEHQGRVLLPPKYVAANVELLYATTAHRAQGSTVDACHALITEEMGRENFYVIASRARHGTTLYVATHELASLDEDEHVDAVKFDPDAYAAREILEHVVGRETAELSATEQIRATFEEAGSLCSLVPRYDHALDVATDSHYRQTVEAVLPDLASEITGDSAWHAVLRALRDADAAGWDVPELLRCTTRGRELATADSMAQVISWRLRRVIDAEPTPLPGDAEIRYRSILADLDPDLAADAALTPLPTVPTARMRTDENNAHSYERAVYEALGAARANSARRESTWAALLLALRRVDTLGLDPTEVLESVIDRRTLGSGAPVCQPLALAVHRHLDARATGAANDSRAIWHRITRALAQLELVGTEPKAALADALDHVRTRPGGATPIALAEQLQSAAHDIDGAFLPTWLRSARPITAPHWRSYLDARAELIGRRVEQLAQTAASERPAWTERFATEPADPAGREAWLSHLSTVAAYRDQYRVTDDDPDHPLGPYPESGRVGHRAYWVAATSVLALRGAGPNPDPGWGRLAADRYRTLDIEEQHRIADDLAERLGRDWLGSKREPAADADQRIYHQDLAAILVERGHLDLSKPSSGKRVPRTPSARGHAKQRLGRTGQAAPRPTTKIRQVEPPNRTSEIRSSPPPRPPQDQPQGPRPGP
- a CDS encoding flavoprotein, with the translated sequence MTRVLYVIPCAAGPAPMVNRLVTLAQAGGWDVWLAPTPSAMDFLDVPRLEALTGHPIRARYRQPGEPGKLPTADAVIVAPATYNTINKWAAGIADTHALGLLAELTPSGIPIAVLPFVNAALAANRVFGRSVESLREEGVTVLVGDGGFVPHPAGTGGGRLETFPWELALNAVGDTPA
- a CDS encoding helix-turn-helix domain-containing protein, which gives rise to MTNRTGERVRYWRIRRGLDRATFASRVDRSPSWVKAIENGQRELTRLPLLERVAQALGVTVQALTDPVEAERATRAPDAAEIAAITGALEHYEVILGGPVDALEHPRPADLTKRVNFLDEAFLASRFSSIGRDLPKLLIEAQRAAKEQPGAESIRVLVKVYRIASSTLLKLGADQTAWLAADRAMIAAQATDDLYTLARATRSVSRAMTNLGRTEAALDALLAMAARMQPEVATSTLEVAAMYGMVLLAAEIAAAKYGDVHTALAMHDEASEVARRRFAAGASDKETAFGPTNVDLHWVSALVRLGRPGEAVQHADGIDRAALALLPRERRGTFSIDLALAYHQLGRYAEAEAVLLAAERIAPEEARCRPGSNTLIASLVNAPSRSPSAELRALARRAGVQA